From Phaeocystidibacter marisrubri, the proteins below share one genomic window:
- a CDS encoding SPFH domain-containing protein has translation MLGFKHIKFDSMTYVLHFVNGQIKKEGRGLSFFYFEPNSSIVAIPLGSNDLPFIFSESTKDYQTVNIQGQITYKISNPKVLADVLDFTVGENGLHKKNDIEKLNQRIINEAQTSTSSFIHEINLKEAIRSAKQIEQQIQSGLTSQAIESLGIEILGTNILAIQASPEMARALETETREKLQQEADHAIYERRNFAVEQERKIKESELNTEIAVEEKQKQISEKRMESEVLKADNERKLREMKISADISVENQRKMLIEQRTENDKKEAETQGYVTETTLKPYREMDWKILTALTNNTDPKFNISLAFREMAENADKIGNLNISPELLDSILNEKRKGK, from the coding sequence ATGCTCGGTTTCAAGCACATTAAGTTCGACTCCATGACCTATGTACTTCACTTCGTGAACGGACAGATCAAGAAGGAAGGACGCGGACTTTCATTCTTCTATTTCGAACCTAATAGCTCCATTGTAGCCATTCCGCTTGGAAGCAATGATCTTCCTTTCATTTTTAGTGAATCCACCAAAGATTACCAGACGGTCAATATTCAAGGGCAAATCACCTATAAGATTTCAAATCCAAAGGTTTTGGCTGATGTTCTCGACTTTACGGTGGGCGAAAATGGACTTCACAAGAAGAACGATATAGAGAAACTAAACCAGCGGATCATCAACGAAGCTCAGACGTCTACTTCTTCGTTTATTCATGAGATTAATCTAAAAGAGGCCATTCGCTCTGCCAAGCAGATAGAACAACAAATCCAATCTGGGCTCACCTCACAAGCAATTGAAAGCTTGGGGATTGAAATCCTAGGAACGAATATTTTGGCGATTCAAGCCTCTCCTGAAATGGCCCGAGCTTTAGAGACAGAAACTCGCGAAAAACTTCAACAAGAAGCAGATCACGCCATTTACGAAAGAAGAAACTTCGCCGTTGAACAAGAGAGAAAGATTAAAGAGTCTGAGCTCAATACCGAAATCGCCGTTGAAGAGAAGCAAAAGCAAATTTCTGAGAAGCGTATGGAGTCTGAAGTTCTCAAAGCAGACAATGAACGCAAGTTGCGCGAAATGAAGATTTCTGCTGACATATCAGTGGAAAATCAGAGAAAGATGCTCATTGAACAGCGTACAGAGAACGATAAAAAAGAAGCGGAAACTCAAGGATATGTTACGGAAACGACTCTCAAGCCATATCGAGAAATGGATTGGAAGATCTTAACCGCTTTGACCAACAATACGGATCCAAAGTTTAATATTTCCCTGGCCTTCCGCGAAATGGCGGAAAATGCCGATAAAATAGGCAACTTGAACATTAGTCCTGAACTTCTTGATTCAATCCTCAATGAAAAGAGAAAGGGGAAATAA